atgatgtgcaagtagaaatactggtgtgcaaaagagcagaaaagtaaataaaaacaatatggggatgaggtaggtagattgggtgggttatttacagatggctaTGTAcaactgcagcgatcggttagctgctcagatagctgatgtttaaagttagtgagggaaatataagtctccagcttcagcgatttttgcaattctttccagtcattgaAAGTATTCCACAGagaggctggcccatgttgactcaaaagatggatgtcctttgggtggtggaatgTTCTTGAGACACAAGGGAAAATGTtcagcatgaaaaacccagcagcattacaGTTCtagacacaaaccggtgcaccagGCACCTACgatcataccctgttcaaaggcacttcaatctgttttcttgcccattcaccctctaaatggcagaCATTCGATCCAAATGATCTTAAGctttaaaaatctttctttaacctgtctccttcgcTTCATGTATACCGATTTTAAAAAGTggttttaacaagtgacatcaataagggatcatagctgtcaccgggtcagtctgtcatggaaagagcacgtGCTCATAATATTTTGTACCACtgacttttttttcttctgatgCTGTTCACACAGGTCACGTTGAGACATCCTCTACATCCAGAGAGCAGAAGCAGGAAGATCACAGAGCGAAGAGGTTTCACCACTGCCCACATTGTGAGGAGATTTTCCCATATATATCAAAGCTAAAAATACacctaaaaacacacacaggagagaatctaTATTCCTGTACTGACTGTGGGAAAAGATTCACAACATCACATTCTCTgacagttcatcagagagtgcacacaggtgagaagccttactcctgctctgccTGTGGGGGGAGATTCTCTCGAAGGAGCCACTTAAAGAGACACCAacatatacacacaggagagaagccttactcttgctctgactgtggaaaatgcttcgcAACATCATCTGACCTAacagttcaccagagaacacacacaggagagaagcctttttcctgctctgactgtggggggAGATTCTCTCAACTGAGCAGTTTAAAAAAACACCAacatatacacacaggagagaagccttacttctgctctgaTTGTGGGAAGAATTTCTCCCTATTGGATACCTTAAAAGCACAtgcacgtatacatacaggagaaaagccttactcttgctctgactgtgggaagaggttCTCTCAACGGAGCAACTTAAAAATACACCAACGTTTAcatacaggagaaaagccttattCCTGCTCGGACTGTGAAAAGAGTTTCTCCCAATTGGATAAGTTAAATAGTCACCAGCGAATACATACGGGGGAgaagccttacttctgctctgactgtgggactTGTTTCAGCCAAATTGATACGTTAAAATGTCACCAGcgaatacatacaggagagaagccttactcttgCTCTGACTGTGGGCAGAGTTTCTCTCAACACAGCAGCTTAAAGAAACaccaacgtatacacacaggagagaagccttactcctgctctgaatgTGGGTCGAGTTTCTCTCTACAGGACAGCTTGAAATCACaccaacgtatacacacaggagagaagccttacttctgctctgactgtggaaagaatTTCTCTCGACACAGCAGCTTAAAGAAACACCagcgtatacacacaggagagaagccttacatcTGCTttgaatgtgggaagagttttacaaCATCAAGTGCTCTgacagttcatcagagagtgcacacaggagagaagccatactcctgcgCTGACTGTGGGGGAAGTTACTCTCGACTGGGAAACTTAGAAACACACCATCGTACACAtacgggagagaagccttactcttgTTCTGACTGTGgtaaatgcttcacaacatcaagTGCTCTGACTGTTcatcagaaaacacacacaggagagaagcacACCAACGGATACACACAAGCCAAGAGTTTTGCAGATTGAAATCTTATGTTTTCGGTGGATTGACAATGGACCCGTTTTAAAGTATCCTTTTTTTGGTAACAGTTCTCTCAAACCAGCTATGGTTAAAGTCACTCCATCACTTAATTCTCATTAAAGAAGTGGTAAGTGAATTGGATCAAATGAAGAAAGCGTAGAACACTGTATTGTAATCCTGTTGTTTCTCACTGGGAGAGAACTGTGCAGAGGAAAAAGGAGCATTACAGAATGTTAGCCTCTTTACTGATCAGTGTGCATCTTGTCAGTTTTGGTGTTTTGTTAGCGTCTACTGCAAAGATATTGAGATGACCTTGGGTTGGCCCTTAGTGTTGAATATCCTCTTAGGTTTCTCTTGTTGAAACAATGGAGTCTGATGGTTGACTGGATAGTACTGCTTCCTTCTGTAGTTTTCTGTGGGAATGAGCAATTACACACAGCATGTATgagatagagatggtgtgatgatCAGTTTTCAGCATATATATATGAAGAAGTGTCAATAGAAAAACTATTAAAAATAAATTGAATGCAGCTACTTCGCTGTTATTCTAGCTACACGGTTTCACGTGActgttagccgtagttggctagcaagCAAGGCATAACAAACGACttggtcgcgtccatagatacagaataAAAATACTTTGACTGGATCAAGTCTCTGGCAACCTATCCAATAGAATGAACGGACATCTTTTCTCAgacagtcaaaatcatgaatcgGCGTGgatatggatatatacaaagaaatgttgCTTTCTTCATTTGTTAGAAAAACGGGTAAAACGGCAtgaaatgcagctagtttgctgtGTTACAGCGTCAGTTTGAAATGATTGCGTTTGCTGTGTAGATGGCTAGCTTCTCAGAGGTGTCCTGACccgagagcacattttctatgccatgCGAAATCCAAAACAGCTTATGCagatgcagctactttgctgttattctagctgcactgtttgacctgttttaaaaaaaatgtaattggtaacccattgtataaaagcAAATGTACACTAGAGATTGTGGACAACGGTACTCTTACCTATGGCCGCAGCACAGCCGTGCTAAAAAATTGTTTTCGTGTAGTCTGTGatgtgccatctgtaaatacgaatacatttgcttaaattacgagcctagttggtacTTCTGCATAAGTACTTCTGCATAAGTACttctgcataagtgttgctctccacttttctggaggaccgagttttgaaatcagtggaattagagtatgttAGCTAAGGAGACGGAGAAAACCCACGTTTTctagattacatcttcaaactaagggcaaacaTGTGACAGGGAGACGCATCCATCCATGATGCATCCATCCATGATGTATATGGGTAaggtaatgtagctagctagactttcAGATATTAcgcatttctaattttgacagtggtttcatttcaagttaaagtgtactgttagctatctagctaacgttagctagttggctCGCTAACTTacattatgtgtatgatcttattattcgtatctcagagccatttgctttgctagttatagcctttatgttagctagctaacatgaacctggttggttagctacctgcaaattcatgcagggtagtaacgtcatgagttgggattatggttaattgtttacctagctagttaCATACTGGAGTCTTTTAATAAGATGTGTAAGTAACCATTTCCGTTGCATTTGTAAATTCAGTCTGAGtatgccagagcgcagaataactgatgaatttatgaacgctcaacaccAGTTGAATATGTCCAGAGTTggtaaacgtctgcaaaaaaaGCGTAAATAAATTGTTGCCAGGAGCAaagttagtcaccaacgctctggaaaGCATGacaacagcctaaccagctagggcgagtaaaatggtcagttgGGTGtcctctcatttgtgtctggatgtagctagcaagcaagccaattttagccagttagctgtggggctaaagcttaagagggtgtgaacgatgctgaatgggcaaagaagagctctccagtaggtaccaaaatattcaaaggccattttctcagaaGTGAGGTTACAAGTATCAAGTTAATGGCcgagctggtcgcccggccaaactgagatattgggagagaaggaaggagaaggacctttgtcagggaggtgaccaagaacccaatggtcactctgacaaagctccagagttcctctgtggagatgggagaaccttccagaaggacaaccatctctacagcactttgCCAATCAGCACATGACttcctgcttggagtttgccaaaaggcacctaaaggactctcagaccatgacaaacaagattctcttgtctgaagaaaccaagattgaactctttggcctgaatgccaagcttcacgtctggaggaaacctggcaccagccctacggtgaagcgtggtggaagcagcatcatggtgtgaggatgtttttcaaccgcagagactgggagaccagtcaggatcgagggaaagatgaacagagaaaagatccttgatgaaaatctgcttcagagcgctcaggacctccgtCTGGGGCgaaggatcaccttccaacaggacaacacaggaatggcttcagaacaagtctcaatgtctttgagtggcccagccagagcccggacttgaacccaatcgaacatctctggagagacctgaaattagctgtgctgtgacgctccccatccaacctgacagagcttgagaggatctgcagataagaatgggagaaactcaccaaatacaggtgtgccaagcttgtagtgtcataaccaggaagactcgaggctgtaatcactgccgaaggtgcttcaacagagtaaagggtcttaaTGTAttgaagtattttttttttttgcaaacatttctaaagacctgtttttgctttgtcattatggggtattgtgtgtagattacgtaacgcaacaaaatgtggaaaaagtctaggtatctgaatactttccgtatgcagtgtgtgtgtgtgagtgatgtgGTAGCCTACCTTGTTCAGTTAATAAAGTCAACGCAGTATTAAGATTATTAATAATGGGTTATGCATAATAAGCTAATAGCCTCTGTCTCTTGTGCAATACTCACCTGTGCTCTGCTGGCCTTTCCTTAAACCCTCCTTAGCTCTTGGACTCACATTTCTTCCTCTAATAGATTATTGGAAGAGAGAAGCAaccttttttttttgctgaataTTAAttacagcagccaatagaactcacGGGTAGTTTGAAAGAGCCAACGCTCAATGGTGGTAGAATATATAGCAGTTATTGATTCAcacccataaccattcaatcttcGTGAAGAGAAAGCCGTCTGCATCTTATTGTAGTcgtatattatcttattgtagtcctatattattgtactcctatattatcttattgtagtcgtatattatcttattgtagtcgtatattatcttattgtagtcctatattattgtactcctatattatcttattgtagtcctatattattgtactcctatattatcttattgtagtcgtatattatcttattgtagtcctatattattgtactcctatattatcttattgt
This genomic interval from Oncorhynchus clarkii lewisi isolate Uvic-CL-2024 chromosome 18, UVic_Ocla_1.0, whole genome shotgun sequence contains the following:
- the LOC139372843 gene encoding zinc finger protein 135-like, which codes for MASVKLEDCSQALELNVNIKDEEEKIGESVSHGHVETSSTSREQKQEDHRAKRFHHCPHCEEIFPYISKLKIHLKTHTGENLYSCTDCGKRFTTSHSLTVHQRVHTGEKPYSCSACGGRFSRRSHLKRHQHIHTGEKPYSCSDCGKCFATSSDLTVHQRTHTGEKPFSCSDCGGRFSQLSSLKKHQHIHTGEKPYFCSDCGKNFSLLDTLKAHARIHTGEKPYSCSDCGKRFSQRSNLKIHQRLHTGEKPYSCSDCEKSFSQLDKLNSHQRIHTGEKPYFCSDCGTCFSQIDTLKCHQRIHTGEKPYSCSDCGQSFSQHSSLKKHQRIHTGEKPYSCSECGSSFSLQDSLKSHQRIHTGEKPYFCSDCGKNFSRHSSLKKHQRIHTGEKPYICFECGKSFTTSSALTVHQRVHTGEKPYSCADCGGSYSRLGNLETHHRTHTGEKPYSCSDCGKCFTTSSALTVHQKTHTGEKHTNGYTQAKSFAD